Proteins from one Longimicrobium sp. genomic window:
- a CDS encoding DUF2243 domain-containing protein — protein sequence MRNLLGERTSRAGVVIGIGMGGFVDGIVLHQVLHWHNMGSAVLPPATMEAMQRNMVWDGLFHAGTWLITFVGVWMLYGAAAARTLPTRRVFAGQMLMGWGLFNLVEGIIDHHLLNLHHVRDLPSHIPAYDWAFLAVAGVGFTVAGRLLSRKPRGWGT from the coding sequence ATGAGGAACCTGCTGGGCGAGCGGACGTCGCGGGCCGGCGTGGTGATCGGGATCGGGATGGGCGGATTCGTGGACGGCATCGTGCTGCACCAGGTCCTTCACTGGCACAACATGGGATCGGCCGTGCTGCCGCCCGCGACGATGGAGGCGATGCAGCGCAACATGGTGTGGGACGGGCTGTTCCACGCTGGGACGTGGCTGATCACCTTCGTGGGCGTGTGGATGCTGTACGGCGCGGCGGCGGCGCGCACGCTGCCCACCCGCCGCGTCTTTGCCGGGCAGATGCTGATGGGATGGGGGCTGTTCAACCTGGTGGAGGGCATCATCGACCACCACCTGCTGAACCTGCATCACGTCCGCGACCTTCCCTCGCACATCCCGGCGTACGACTGGGCGTTCCTGGCGGTGGCGGGCGTGGGCTTCACGGTCGCTGGCCGGCTGCTGTCGCGGAAGCCGCGCGGCTGGGGCACGTGA
- a CDS encoding BamA/TamA family outer membrane protein — translation MLLATVLGALLQGTPAAAPAPAPRDTSAAYADAGTRTLVTAARERRARVERTIDAYSVTARERMHASVEALSRNRTLFGKETAVRIDWRREGQSSVRVLGAREASPSTSSGISLPEDLLSEAADPAFDPDRLQLSLFSFGGTAQVSRDEKKDSTESNDREVSINVDMTPIDPLSQGSERHYRFRSGDTTTIRMQDGGQLRMIQLEVIPRRREFRLLRGTLWIDAATGGVVRSVMTTARPFDLREDAEDIPAVVTAAGPVRFAIRYVTVEYALWQNRFWLPRLTAVDGQMSMGMLAGLPVRFERSYSDYEVTASPVPESAPRTARAETDTAVVRACTDEAEATPGLSCHCSNGGCRVWRVEVPTDTAALLASADLPEPLAEGAGKLITGEEVESLARVLTPRLGDLAPEMDVSLLSVRNMRFNRVEGLSLGAAAEVTYGPLRADGMVRLGLADLEPNVELGIARQTMFWRTRLAGYRRLTPFDRESRALGFGASVAALLLGRDEADYFRATGAEITGEPLRAARWTYAWRLFGEHQHGVSKNTDLSLARVWEGSDVFRSNRPADRADQAGAGVTLRREFGTDRSPVQLLTAVGAEGQTGTFDYGRGSVFARMTAPFTSRLAFALEGAAGTTTGDVPIQGEWYVGGTQSVRGYEGALQGGTAFWRARAELATPTPAARLVVFGDAAWAGPRGAWSRDPRLLSAGVGASFLDGLVRMDLSRALRSPTGWRLDLYLDAAL, via the coding sequence ATGCTCCTCGCCACCGTCCTGGGCGCGCTGCTCCAGGGCACACCCGCCGCCGCGCCCGCACCGGCACCGCGCGACACCTCGGCCGCGTACGCCGACGCCGGCACCCGCACGCTGGTCACCGCCGCCCGCGAGCGCCGCGCCCGCGTGGAACGCACCATCGACGCGTACAGCGTTACCGCCCGCGAGCGCATGCACGCGTCCGTCGAGGCGCTCAGCCGGAACCGCACGCTGTTCGGCAAGGAAACCGCCGTGCGCATCGACTGGCGCCGCGAGGGGCAGAGCAGCGTCCGCGTTCTGGGCGCGCGCGAAGCCTCGCCGAGCACCAGCAGCGGCATCAGCCTTCCCGAAGACCTGCTGAGCGAGGCGGCCGACCCGGCGTTCGACCCGGACCGCCTGCAGCTGAGCCTGTTCAGCTTCGGCGGCACCGCGCAGGTGAGCAGGGATGAGAAGAAGGACAGCACGGAGTCGAATGACAGAGAGGTGTCGATCAACGTCGACATGACGCCCATCGACCCGCTCTCGCAGGGAAGCGAGCGGCACTACCGCTTCCGCTCGGGCGACACCACCACCATCCGCATGCAGGATGGCGGGCAGCTGCGGATGATCCAGCTGGAGGTGATCCCCCGCCGCCGCGAGTTCCGGCTGCTGCGGGGCACGCTGTGGATCGACGCGGCCACCGGCGGCGTGGTGCGCAGCGTGATGACCACCGCGCGCCCGTTCGACCTGCGGGAAGACGCGGAAGACATCCCGGCCGTCGTTACCGCCGCCGGCCCGGTGCGCTTCGCCATCCGCTACGTGACGGTGGAGTACGCGCTGTGGCAGAACCGGTTCTGGCTTCCGCGCCTGACGGCGGTGGACGGCCAGATGAGCATGGGAATGCTCGCGGGGCTGCCGGTGCGCTTCGAGCGCAGCTATTCCGACTACGAGGTCACCGCCTCGCCCGTGCCGGAAAGCGCGCCCCGCACCGCCCGGGCGGAGACCGACACCGCCGTGGTGCGCGCCTGCACCGACGAGGCCGAGGCCACGCCCGGGCTGTCGTGCCACTGCAGCAACGGCGGGTGCCGCGTGTGGCGGGTAGAGGTGCCCACGGACACGGCGGCGCTGCTGGCCAGCGCCGACCTGCCGGAGCCGCTTGCGGAGGGTGCGGGCAAGCTGATCACGGGCGAAGAGGTAGAGTCGCTGGCCCGCGTGCTCACTCCGCGGCTGGGCGACCTGGCGCCGGAGATGGACGTCAGCCTGCTGAGCGTGCGGAACATGCGCTTCAACCGGGTCGAGGGGCTGTCGCTGGGCGCCGCCGCGGAGGTGACATACGGGCCGCTCCGCGCCGATGGCATGGTGCGCCTGGGGCTGGCGGACCTGGAGCCCAACGTGGAGCTGGGCATCGCACGGCAAACGATGTTCTGGCGCACGCGGCTGGCCGGCTACCGGCGGCTGACCCCGTTCGACCGCGAGTCGCGCGCGCTGGGCTTCGGCGCGTCGGTGGCGGCGCTGCTGCTGGGGCGCGACGAGGCCGACTACTTCCGCGCCACGGGGGCCGAGATCACGGGCGAGCCGCTGCGGGCCGCCCGGTGGACGTACGCGTGGCGGCTGTTCGGCGAGCACCAGCACGGGGTGAGCAAGAACACCGACCTGTCGCTGGCGCGCGTGTGGGAGGGGAGCGACGTCTTCCGCTCCAACCGCCCCGCCGACCGCGCCGACCAGGCCGGTGCCGGGGTGACGCTGCGCCGCGAGTTCGGCACCGACCGCTCGCCCGTGCAGCTGCTTACCGCCGTCGGTGCCGAGGGGCAGACCGGCACCTTCGACTACGGCCGCGGATCGGTGTTCGCGCGGATGACGGCGCCGTTCACCAGCCGCCTGGCGTTCGCGCTGGAAGGCGCCGCGGGCACCACTACGGGCGACGTGCCCATCCAGGGCGAGTGGTACGTGGGCGGCACGCAGAGCGTGCGCGGCTACGAGGGTGCGCTGCAGGGGGGGACGGCCTTCTGGCGCGCCCGCGCCGAGCTGGCGACGCCCACGCCCGCCGCGCGCCTCGTGGTCTTCGGCGACGCGGCGTGGGCGGGCCCGCGCGGCGCGTGGTCCCGCGACCCGCGGCTGCTTTCGGCCGGCGTGGGCGCCAGCTTCCTGGACGGGCTGGTTCGCATGGACCTGTCGCGCGCCCTGCGCAGTCCCACCGGCTGGCGGCTGGACCTGTACCTGGACGCCGCGCTGTAG
- a CDS encoding M48 family metallopeptidase yields MTGGTPRRGRLAGRPFRAGLLACLVALPLAGCINENREIAIGEQIASQVNSQVPLVRDVPLNLYVNDLGRLIARRSARPELQYHFYIVNTPGINAFALPGGHIYVNRGLIERTGNVSELAGILAHEIGHVAARHGAENLQRHMRTRSVAAVMYQLVLDREPLLDQEALRLGGELWASSHSRADEAEADRLAVNYLVATGVDPRGMLSLFSALLEEEAQDPQAMAAADSWFSTHPATAARMDATRAHIREVMATPLERELARNNESYAAFLRRLSALPPPMLGMQLPMGHPLRKGSDAE; encoded by the coding sequence ATGACGGGGGGCACGCCGCGGCGGGGCCGGCTTGCGGGCCGGCCCTTTCGTGCCGGGCTGCTGGCGTGCCTCGTGGCGCTGCCGTTGGCCGGGTGCATCAACGAGAACCGCGAGATCGCCATCGGCGAGCAGATCGCCTCGCAGGTGAACTCGCAGGTGCCGCTGGTGCGCGACGTTCCGCTGAACCTGTACGTGAACGACCTGGGCCGGCTGATCGCCCGGCGCAGCGCCCGGCCGGAGCTGCAGTACCACTTCTACATCGTCAACACGCCGGGCATCAACGCCTTTGCGCTTCCCGGCGGGCACATCTACGTGAACCGCGGGCTCATCGAGCGCACCGGCAACGTGTCGGAGCTGGCGGGGATCCTGGCGCACGAAATCGGGCACGTGGCCGCCCGGCACGGCGCCGAGAACCTGCAGCGCCACATGCGCACGCGGTCGGTGGCTGCCGTCATGTACCAGCTGGTGCTGGACCGCGAGCCCCTGCTGGACCAGGAGGCGCTGCGGCTGGGGGGCGAGCTGTGGGCCAGCAGCCACTCGCGCGCCGACGAGGCCGAGGCCGACCGGCTGGCGGTGAACTACCTGGTGGCCACCGGGGTGGACCCGCGGGGAATGCTCAGCCTGTTCAGCGCGCTGCTGGAGGAGGAGGCGCAGGACCCGCAGGCCATGGCGGCGGCGGACTCATGGTTCAGCACGCACCCAGCGACGGCCGCGCGGATGGATGCCACCCGCGCGCACATCCGGGAGGTGATGGCCACGCCGCTGGAGCGGGAGCTGGCGCGCAACAACGAGTCGTACGCCGCGTTCCTGCGCCGCCTGAGCGCGCTGCCGCCGCCCATGCTGGGGATGCAGCTGCCGATGGGGCATCCGCTCAGGAAGGGGTCGGACGCGGAGTAG